One genomic window of Sphingomonas sp. C3-2 includes the following:
- a CDS encoding branched-chain amino acid aminotransferase, translating to MSSGAPTFAFTQSPNIVSDAERSERLVNPGFGRVFTDHMALIRYSEEKGWHDAQITARQPLSTDPAASVLHYAQEIFEGMKAYHRPGGGAALFRPGANAARFNSSARRLAMPELPEELFLESIRQLVSVDRAWIPNNPDGALYLRPFMYASEVFLGVKPSSEYLYMVIASSVGAYFKGGAPSVSLWVTREYTRAAPGGTGAAKCGGNYAASLAAQAEASRNGCDQVVFLDAVERRWVEELGGMNIFFVFEDGSMVTPPLTGTILPGITRDSILRLARDQGITVREEPYSIEQWREDATSGRLTEAFACGTAAVVTPIGSVKSATASFTIGDQLAAPVTQRLRQALVDIQRGDAADPYGWTETLF from the coding sequence ATGTCATCCGGTGCTCCGACCTTCGCTTTTACGCAAAGCCCCAATATCGTTTCCGATGCCGAGCGTAGCGAGCGGCTCGTAAACCCGGGCTTTGGTCGCGTGTTCACCGATCACATGGCGCTCATCCGCTATTCCGAGGAAAAGGGCTGGCACGATGCGCAGATCACCGCGCGTCAGCCGCTGTCCACCGATCCGGCGGCCTCGGTGCTCCATTATGCGCAGGAAATCTTCGAGGGCATGAAGGCCTATCACCGCCCGGGCGGCGGTGCGGCGCTCTTCCGCCCCGGCGCCAATGCCGCGCGCTTCAACTCGTCGGCGCGGCGTCTCGCCATGCCCGAACTCCCCGAGGAACTGTTCCTCGAATCGATCCGCCAGCTCGTCAGCGTCGACCGTGCATGGATCCCCAATAACCCGGACGGCGCGCTCTATCTGCGCCCCTTCATGTATGCGAGCGAAGTGTTCCTCGGCGTGAAGCCCTCGTCCGAATATCTCTACATGGTGATCGCTTCGTCAGTCGGCGCCTATTTCAAGGGCGGTGCCCCCAGCGTTTCGCTCTGGGTCACGCGCGAATATACGCGCGCAGCCCCCGGCGGCACCGGCGCGGCCAAGTGCGGCGGCAACTATGCCGCCAGCCTCGCCGCCCAGGCAGAGGCCTCGCGCAATGGCTGCGATCAGGTCGTCTTCCTCGATGCGGTCGAACGCCGCTGGGTCGAGGAACTGGGCGGCATGAACATCTTCTTCGTGTTCGAAGACGGCTCGATGGTCACCCCGCCGCTCACCGGGACGATCCTGCCCGGCATCACCCGCGATTCGATCCTGCGCCTTGCGCGTGATCAGGGCATCACCGTGCGCGAAGAGCCCTATTCGATCGAACAATGGCGCGAAGACGCCACCAGCGGGCGCCTGACCGAAGCCTTTGCCTGCGGCACCGCCGCCGTCGTCACCCCGATCGGCAGCGTGAAAAGCGCGACCGCGTCGTTCACCATCGGCGATCAGCTGGCCGCCCCCGTCACGCAGCGCCTGCGCCAGGCGCTGGTCGATATCCAGCGCGGCGACGCCGCCGATCCTTACGGCTGGACCGAAACCCTTTTCTAA
- the rplT gene encoding 50S ribosomal protein L20: protein MARVKRGTTTKAKHKRILDQAKGFYGRRKNTIRIARQAVEKAGQYAYRDRKVKKRTFRGLWIQRINAGVRAEGLTYSQFMHGLKLAGIELDRKVLADIAMHEAEAFSAIVAQAKAALPQAA from the coding sequence ATGGCACGCGTCAAACGTGGTACGACCACCAAGGCTAAGCATAAGAGGATTTTGGATCAGGCGAAGGGCTTTTACGGCCGTCGCAAGAACACGATCCGTATCGCTCGTCAGGCCGTCGAAAAGGCCGGTCAGTACGCCTATCGCGACCGTAAGGTTAAGAAGCGGACTTTCCGTGGCCTCTGGATCCAGCGTATCAACGCCGGCGTCCGCGCAGAAGGCCTCACCTATTCGCAGTTCATGCACGGCCTCAAGCTGGCTGGCATCGAACTCGACCGCAAGGTGCTCGCAGACATTGCGATGCACGAAGCGGAAGCGTTTAGCGCCATCGTCGCTCAGGCGAAGGCGGCTCTGCCCCAGGCTGCCTAA
- the rpmI gene encoding 50S ribosomal protein L35 — MPKMKTKSGVKKRFKITANGKVKHGVAGKRHRLSSHNAKYIRSNRGTDVLSDSDWGHVKLWAPYGLR, encoded by the coding sequence ATGCCCAAGATGAAGACCAAGAGCGGGGTCAAGAAGCGTTTCAAGATCACCGCTAATGGCAAGGTCAAGCATGGTGTTGCTGGCAAGCGCCACCGTCTGTCGAGCCATAACGCCAAGTACATCCGTTCGAACCGCGGTACCGACGTGCTTTCTGATTCCGATTGGGGTCACGTAAAGCTCTGGGCGCCGTACGGCCTGCGTTAA
- the pheS gene encoding phenylalanine--tRNA ligase subunit alpha, whose protein sequence is MTDLTTLEAELLSAVAAAGTPEAVEDVRVKALGKQGAITALLKSLGKMSPDERQSEGPKIHALREAVTNAIADRKAGLERAVLDARLSAETLDMTLPAPTAPQGSVHPVSQVMDELAEIFADMGFSVATGPEIEDDWHNFTALNIPETHPARAMHDTFYFPDKRDGKDMLLRTHTSPVQIRTMMSQEPPIRIIAPGRVYRSDSDATHTPMFHQIEGLVIDRGIHLGHLKWTLETFLKAFFERDDIVLRLRPSYFPFTEPSVEVDVGYSIEKGRRVIGGSEGWMEVLGSGMVHPRVIEACGLDPKEWQGFAFGTGVDRLAMLKYGMDDLRAFFDGDLRWLRHYGFAALDVPTLSGGVGA, encoded by the coding sequence ATGACTGATCTCACCACTCTTGAAGCCGAACTGCTGTCGGCTGTCGCTGCGGCGGGCACCCCCGAAGCGGTCGAGGATGTGCGCGTAAAGGCGCTCGGAAAGCAGGGCGCTATCACCGCGCTTTTGAAATCGCTGGGCAAGATGAGCCCGGACGAACGCCAGAGCGAAGGGCCGAAGATCCACGCCCTGCGCGAAGCCGTCACCAACGCCATCGCCGATCGCAAGGCCGGTCTTGAGCGCGCGGTGCTCGATGCGCGCCTTTCGGCGGAAACGCTCGACATGACGTTGCCCGCGCCCACTGCGCCGCAGGGTAGCGTACACCCGGTGTCGCAGGTGATGGACGAACTCGCCGAAATCTTTGCCGATATGGGCTTCTCGGTTGCCACCGGTCCCGAGATCGAGGACGACTGGCATAATTTCACCGCGCTCAACATTCCGGAAACGCATCCGGCGCGCGCGATGCACGACACCTTCTACTTCCCCGACAAGCGCGACGGGAAGGACATGCTGCTCCGCACGCATACCTCGCCGGTGCAGATCCGGACGATGATGTCGCAGGAACCGCCGATCCGCATCATCGCGCCGGGCCGCGTCTATCGCTCGGACAGCGATGCCACCCACACCCCGATGTTCCACCAGATCGAAGGTTTGGTCATCGATCGCGGCATCCATCTCGGCCATCTGAAATGGACGCTGGAAACCTTCCTCAAGGCGTTTTTCGAGCGCGACGACATCGTGCTCCGCCTGCGTCCCAGCTATTTTCCCTTCACCGAACCCTCGGTCGAGGTCGATGTCGGCTATTCGATCGAAAAGGGCCGCCGCGTGATCGGTGGCTCCGAAGGCTGGATGGAAGTGCTCGGCAGCGGCATGGTCCACCCCCGCGTGATCGAGGCCTGCGGTCTTGATCCGAAGGAATGGCAGGGCTTCGCCTTCGGCACGGGGGTCGATCGTCTCGCCATGCTCAAATACGGCATGGACGATCTGCGCGCCTTCTTCGACGGCGATCTCCGCTGGCTTCGTCATTATGGTTTTGCGGCACTCGACGTGCCCACGCTTTCGGGAGGAGTGGGCGCATGA
- the gltX gene encoding glutamate--tRNA ligase, producing the protein MTVTTRFAPSPTGRLHVGNIRTALHNWMWAKKHGGRFLLRIDDTDAERSTEENVESIRADLRWLGLEWDGEARQSERFALYEEKFEQLKAAGRVYACYETPEELELRRKVLLGRGLPPVYERQPADAPIPEGRTPHWRFRLDHDTPIVWHDLIRGEQRFDPKLLSDPVIRRADGSWLYMLPSAIDDVDMRITHVVRGEDHVSNTAAQLQMFEALGAPAPAFAHEALLTGSEGKLSKRLGSLGVEHFREAGIEPAAIIAKLARIGTSDPVEPYADAQPLIDSFDFARFGRAPARFDEAELATLNAKIVHQFDFAAVADRLPDGMDAAGWEAIRPNLQHVAEAADWWHVVRGPVAAPALSDEDRAYIATAIDAAADIEDWATNPWGALTGALKEQTGRKGKALFLPLRQALTAREHGPDMAALLPLIGREQALERLRNAAG; encoded by the coding sequence ATGACCGTCACCACCCGCTTCGCCCCCTCGCCGACCGGCCGACTCCATGTCGGCAATATCCGCACCGCGCTCCACAACTGGATGTGGGCGAAGAAGCATGGCGGGCGCTTCCTGCTGCGCATCGACGACACCGACGCTGAACGGTCGACCGAAGAAAATGTGGAGTCGATCCGCGCCGATCTGCGCTGGCTTGGCCTTGAATGGGATGGCGAGGCGCGCCAGTCCGAACGCTTCGCGCTCTATGAGGAAAAGTTCGAACAGCTGAAGGCTGCAGGCCGCGTCTATGCCTGCTACGAAACGCCCGAAGAACTTGAACTGCGCCGCAAGGTCCTGCTCGGTCGCGGGCTTCCGCCGGTCTATGAGCGCCAGCCTGCGGACGCGCCCATTCCCGAAGGCCGGACACCGCATTGGCGTTTCCGTCTCGATCACGACACCCCGATCGTCTGGCACGATCTGATCCGTGGCGAGCAGCGTTTCGATCCCAAGCTGCTTTCCGACCCGGTGATCCGCCGCGCCGATGGCAGCTGGCTCTATATGCTGCCCTCGGCGATCGACGATGTCGACATGAGGATCACCCATGTGGTGCGCGGCGAAGACCATGTTTCGAACACGGCCGCGCAGCTTCAGATGTTCGAAGCGCTGGGCGCCCCTGCCCCGGCCTTTGCGCACGAGGCGCTGCTGACCGGGAGCGAAGGCAAATTGTCCAAGCGCCTCGGGTCACTCGGCGTTGAACATTTCCGCGAGGCCGGGATCGAACCGGCGGCGATCATCGCCAAGCTCGCGCGGATCGGGACGAGCGATCCGGTCGAGCCCTATGCCGATGCGCAGCCGCTGATCGACAGCTTCGACTTTGCCCGCTTCGGCCGTGCGCCCGCGCGCTTCGACGAGGCCGAACTGGCGACGCTCAACGCCAAGATCGTCCACCAGTTCGATTTTGCGGCCGTCGCGGATCGGCTTCCCGACGGCATGGATGCGGCGGGCTGGGAAGCGATCCGCCCCAATCTGCAGCATGTGGCGGAAGCTGCCGACTGGTGGCACGTCGTGCGTGGGCCGGTCGCTGCGCCCGCGCTATCCGATGAGGACCGCGCCTATATCGCCACCGCGATCGACGCAGCCGCAGACATCGAAGACTGGGCAACCAATCCCTGGGGTGCGCTCACCGGTGCCCTGAAGGAACAGACCGGGCGCAAGGGCAAGGCGCTGTTCCTGCCGCTCCGCCAGGCGCTCACCGCGCGCGAGCACGGCCCCGACATGGCGGCGCTCCTCCCCCTGATCGGCCGCGAGCAGGCACTCGAGCGGCTGCGCAACGCTGCGGGCTGA
- a CDS encoding NAD+ synthase, producing the protein MINRLTIALAQISQRVGDLTGNADAMLAWRARASTADLVVFPEMQLIGYPPEDLVLKPALVARAEAELARLAVATADGGPAMLVGSIARENGNLYNMVALLDGGEIVAVTRKHELPNYGTFDEKRLFTSAPPAEPIAFRGVQLGIPICEDIWFPTVCANLKAKSAEILISPNGSPYEIDKDDLRSGSIAAARVKETGLPIVYLNRVGGQDELVFDGASFVLNADGAVALQLPDWEEALVETIWERGPTGWRCAPGTIHALEPHPSDIYHAMVVGLRDYVTANRFPGVILGLSGGIDSALSAAVAVDALGADKVRCVMMPSRFTSRESLDDAEMCAKLLGVQYDTIPIGPAVDAFDTMLADAFAGRARDLTEENIQSRIRGVTLMALSNKFGHMLLTTGNKSEMSVGYATIYGDMAGGYSVLKDAYKLTCFELSRWRNANRPRIGLGPDGPVMPDNVITKPPSAELRDDQKDSDSLPEYDVLDPILHGLVEEELSVDDVAARGFDRDTVARIERLLYIAEYKRRQAPPGVKLGKRNFGRDRRYPITNAFRTS; encoded by the coding sequence ATGATCAACCGGCTTACAATCGCGCTTGCGCAGATATCCCAACGCGTCGGCGACCTGACCGGCAATGCCGATGCGATGCTTGCCTGGCGTGCCCGGGCAAGTACCGCAGATCTTGTCGTTTTTCCCGAGATGCAGCTGATCGGCTACCCCCCCGAAGACCTGGTTCTGAAGCCCGCGCTGGTGGCGCGCGCCGAGGCCGAACTGGCGCGCCTGGCGGTGGCAACGGCTGACGGCGGCCCGGCCATGCTGGTGGGCAGCATCGCCCGTGAGAATGGCAATCTTTACAACATGGTCGCCCTGCTTGACGGCGGGGAGATCGTGGCCGTCACGCGCAAGCATGAATTGCCCAATTATGGCACATTCGATGAAAAGCGGTTGTTCACATCGGCCCCGCCGGCCGAACCGATCGCATTTCGCGGCGTGCAGTTGGGCATTCCGATCTGCGAGGATATCTGGTTCCCCACCGTCTGCGCCAATCTGAAGGCCAAGAGTGCCGAGATCCTGATCTCGCCCAATGGCAGCCCCTATGAAATCGACAAGGACGATCTGCGCAGCGGCTCGATCGCGGCCGCGCGCGTCAAGGAAACCGGCCTGCCGATAGTCTATCTCAACCGTGTGGGCGGGCAGGATGAGCTGGTGTTCGACGGTGCATCCTTCGTGCTCAACGCCGATGGTGCGGTCGCGCTTCAACTGCCCGATTGGGAAGAAGCGCTTGTGGAGACGATATGGGAGCGTGGCCCCACGGGCTGGCGCTGTGCACCCGGCACGATCCACGCGCTCGAACCCCATCCGTCCGACATCTACCATGCGATGGTGGTGGGCCTGCGCGACTATGTGACCGCGAACCGCTTTCCGGGCGTGATCCTCGGCCTGTCCGGCGGAATCGACAGCGCGCTTTCAGCGGCAGTTGCCGTCGATGCACTGGGCGCGGACAAGGTCCGCTGCGTGATGATGCCCTCGCGCTTCACCAGTCGCGAATCGCTCGATGATGCCGAAATGTGCGCCAAGCTGCTCGGCGTCCAGTACGACACCATCCCGATCGGCCCCGCCGTCGACGCATTCGATACGATGCTGGCCGATGCCTTTGCCGGCCGCGCGCGCGATCTGACCGAAGAAAATATCCAGTCGCGCATCCGCGGCGTCACGCTGATGGCGCTCTCGAACAAGTTCGGCCACATGCTGCTGACCACCGGCAACAAGAGCGAGATGTCGGTCGGCTATGCCACGATCTATGGCGACATGGCCGGCGGCTATTCGGTGCTGAAGGATGCGTACAAGCTCACCTGCTTCGAGCTTTCACGCTGGCGCAACGCCAATCGTCCACGCATCGGCCTTGGCCCCGACGGCCCGGTGATGCCCGACAATGTCATCACCAAGCCGCCCTCGGCCGAGTTGCGCGACGATCAGAAGGATTCGGACAGCCTGCCCGAATATGACGTGCTCGACCCGATTCTGCACGGGCTGGTCGAGGAAGAATTATCGGTCGACGACGTGGCAGCGCGCGGTTTTGACCGCGACACCGTCGCGCGGATCGAAAGACTGCTCTATATTGCCGAATATAAGCGGCGTCAGGCGCCGCCGGGCGTAAAGCTCGGCAAGCGCAATTTCGGACGCGACCGCCGTTACCCCATCACCAACGCATTCCGGACATCATGA
- the hisN gene encoding histidinol-phosphatase, with protein sequence MTRPDTDLALAHRLAQAAGEAIRPFFRSRFEIETKGDASPVTQADRAAEAAMRAIIDRECPTDAIVGEEFGEKPGTSGRTWVFDPIDGTRAFIAGRPIFGTLIALLQDGWPIMGVIDQPIIGERWVGYVGRPTEFNGKPAKTRSCTALDKAILGTTGPQYFPGCSAEHFSWLARQCGDTIFGGDCYNYGGLASGHIDIVVEAGLKLHDFAALIPVVEGAGGRMCDWSGDPLDADSKGDVIAAGDPARIDDIIEALAAGDHHH encoded by the coding sequence ATGACCAGACCCGATACCGATCTCGCCCTTGCTCACCGCCTCGCCCAGGCAGCCGGAGAGGCCATTCGTCCCTTTTTCCGGTCCCGTTTCGAGATCGAGACCAAGGGGGACGCTTCGCCCGTTACCCAGGCAGATCGCGCGGCAGAGGCAGCGATGCGCGCGATTATCGACCGCGAATGCCCGACCGACGCGATTGTGGGGGAGGAGTTTGGCGAAAAGCCCGGCACCAGCGGCCGTACCTGGGTGTTCGACCCGATCGACGGCACCCGCGCCTTCATCGCGGGGCGTCCGATCTTCGGCACGCTGATCGCGCTGTTGCAGGATGGCTGGCCGATCATGGGGGTGATCGATCAGCCGATCATCGGCGAACGCTGGGTCGGCTATGTCGGCCGCCCGACCGAATTCAATGGCAAGCCGGCAAAAACCCGGTCGTGCACCGCGCTCGACAAGGCGATTCTGGGCACCACCGGCCCGCAATATTTTCCCGGTTGCTCGGCCGAGCATTTCTCGTGGCTGGCGCGCCAGTGCGGCGACACGATCTTTGGCGGGGATTGCTATAATTATGGCGGTCTGGCGTCGGGCCATATCGATATCGTGGTCGAAGCGGGGCTGAAGCTTCACGATTTTGCGGCGCTGATTCCGGTGGTCGAGGGCGCAGGCGGGCGGATGTGCGACTGGTCAGGCGATCCGCTCGATGCCGACAGCAAGGGCGATGTCATCGCCGCCGGTGACCCTGCGCGCATCGACGACATCATCGAGGCGCTGGCCGCGGGTGACCACCACCACTGA
- a CDS encoding DUF4169 family protein → MGDVVNLRTARKQRARKQAEQAATTNRTLFGRTRAQKAHDTAEAEKQTRFLDQHRREDAKDEQ, encoded by the coding sequence ATGGGCGACGTCGTCAACCTCCGCACGGCGCGCAAGCAGCGCGCGCGCAAACAGGCCGAACAGGCCGCGACCACCAATCGCACGCTGTTCGGCCGCACCCGCGCACAAAAGGCACACGACACCGCCGAGGCGGAGAAACAGACCCGTTTCCTCGACCAGCACCGACGCGAAGACGCCAAAGACGAGCAATAG
- a CDS encoding MarR family winged helix-turn-helix transcriptional regulator, whose product MAVPPTTTASPLFLRGPEIRRGLELLYFGYSHLLRAIDETLEDQGLGRAHHRALYFIARQPDLSVSELLALLAITKQSLGRVLNELTARGLVEQRPGINDRRQRLLRLTPEGSALEQQLFNLLRERLSAAYGQAGQSAVAGFWQVLEGLIPLRERDRVARLQRGG is encoded by the coding sequence ATGGCTGTCCCACCAACGACCACCGCTTCACCGCTTTTCCTTCGCGGCCCGGAAATCCGCCGGGGGCTTGAGCTGCTCTATTTCGGATACAGCCATTTGCTGCGCGCGATCGACGAGACGCTGGAAGACCAAGGGCTTGGCCGGGCGCATCACCGCGCGCTCTATTTCATCGCGCGCCAGCCCGATCTGAGCGTGAGCGAACTGCTCGCGCTGCTCGCGATCACCAAGCAATCGCTGGGGCGCGTGCTCAACGAGCTGACCGCGCGCGGACTGGTCGAGCAGCGGCCGGGAATCAACGATCGGCGCCAGCGGCTGTTGCGGCTGACCCCCGAGGGCAGCGCGCTCGAACAACAGCTGTTCAACCTGCTGCGCGAACGCCTGTCAGCGGCCTATGGGCAGGCCGGGCAATCGGCGGTGGCGGGTTTCTGGCAGGTGCTGGAAGGGCTGATCCCGTTGCGCGAGCGCGACCGGGTGGCACGGCTTCAGCGCGGCGGCTGA
- a CDS encoding aromatic ring-hydroxylating oxygenase subunit alpha, protein MSGKPETDARTAPVAVWQVLESLKGDALKEWRLAEVTERASIEERNLDLPHPFGWFVACYSDEIEVGQAKPLRYFDRDLVVWRGEDGVPRMLDGYCRHLGAHLGVGGKVHGNLIECPFHAWRYDETGVVREIPYAKTIPPQVKKPCNHQWPVVEKNNFVWFWYHPFGEAPKWEVKDFPETSNPDWTAYERHEWNVWGSIQNMAENGVDAAHFKYIHGTANFPDYQLNFDGHERTARVDAKMGTPMGEVDGAIAYGTTGPGQSWTRFTGISETLLVAGVTPISKDKVHVRFAFTQPREQAEGPMGGLARALIRDICKQLDQDKVVWDRQRYMPDAIICDGDGPIAAFRQYYAQFYAEWEKDGGTRTLTQLNMNRKAKASAG, encoded by the coding sequence ATGTCCGGCAAGCCCGAAACCGATGCCCGTACAGCGCCGGTCGCCGTATGGCAGGTGCTTGAAAGCCTCAAAGGCGATGCGCTCAAGGAGTGGCGCCTGGCTGAAGTGACCGAGCGCGCCTCGATCGAGGAACGCAATCTCGATCTGCCGCACCCCTTTGGCTGGTTCGTTGCCTGCTATTCCGACGAAATCGAAGTCGGTCAGGCCAAGCCGCTGCGCTATTTCGACCGCGATCTCGTCGTCTGGCGCGGTGAGGATGGCGTTCCCCGCATGCTCGACGGCTATTGCCGCCATCTCGGCGCGCATCTCGGCGTTGGCGGCAAGGTGCACGGCAATCTGATCGAATGCCCGTTCCACGCCTGGCGCTATGACGAAACCGGCGTGGTGCGTGAGATTCCGTACGCCAAGACCATTCCGCCGCAGGTGAAAAAGCCGTGCAACCACCAATGGCCGGTGGTCGAAAAGAACAACTTCGTCTGGTTCTGGTACCACCCCTTTGGCGAGGCGCCGAAGTGGGAGGTCAAGGATTTCCCCGAAACCAGCAATCCGGACTGGACGGCGTATGAGCGCCACGAATGGAATGTCTGGGGTTCGATCCAGAACATGGCCGAAAACGGCGTCGATGCCGCGCACTTCAAATATATCCACGGCACCGCCAACTTCCCCGACTATCAGCTGAACTTTGACGGGCATGAGCGCACCGCGCGTGTCGATGCGAAGATGGGCACGCCGATGGGCGAGGTCGATGGCGCCATCGCGTACGGCACCACCGGCCCGGGCCAGAGCTGGACGCGCTTCACCGGCATTTCGGAAACGCTGCTCGTCGCTGGCGTCACCCCGATCAGCAAGGACAAGGTCCATGTCCGCTTCGCCTTCACCCAGCCGCGCGAACAGGCCGAAGGTCCGATGGGCGGTCTCGCCCGCGCGTTGATCCGCGACATCTGCAAGCAGCTCGATCAGGACAAGGTGGTGTGGGATCGGCAGCGCTACATGCCCGATGCCATCATCTGCGATGGCGACGGCCCGATAGCTGCATTCCGCCAATATTATGCGCAATTCTATGCGGAATGGGAAAAGGATGGCGGCACGCGCACGCTGACCCAGCTCAACATGAACCGAAAGGCCAAGGCGTCCGCTGGCTGA
- a CDS encoding VOC family protein, giving the protein MPVRPALIPNLWYKDAPAAIDFLCRAFGFEKHAVYADDEDAEIIHHAELVRDGHMVMLSSYGGDSEFSRKSKLLHPQDAGGNTQSIYIVLDDVDDHADRAQKAGAKIILAPADQDYGGRVYSALDPEGYAWSFGSYDPWTAA; this is encoded by the coding sequence ATGCCCGTTCGCCCCGCCCTTATCCCCAATCTCTGGTACAAGGATGCGCCCGCCGCGATCGATTTCCTGTGCCGCGCCTTCGGCTTCGAGAAACACGCGGTCTATGCCGATGACGAGGATGCCGAGATCATCCATCATGCCGAGCTCGTCCGCGACGGGCATATGGTGATGCTGAGCAGCTATGGCGGCGACAGCGAGTTCAGCCGGAAATCGAAGCTGCTGCACCCGCAGGATGCGGGCGGCAATACCCAGTCGATCTATATCGTCCTGGACGATGTCGACGATCACGCAGACCGGGCACAGAAAGCGGGCGCGAAGATCATCCTCGCGCCCGCCGATCAGGATTATGGGGGCCGCGTCTATTCGGCGCTGGACCCAGAAGGTTATGCGTGGAGCTTTGGCAGCTACGATCCCTGGACCGCCGCCTGA
- a CDS encoding ribose-phosphate pyrophosphokinase, which yields MKLLTGNSNLPLAKAIAEYLEIPLTDASVRRFADEEVFVEIHENVRGEDVFVLQSTAFPANDNLMELLICIDALKRSSAKRITAVLPYFGYARQDRKPGPRTPISAKLVANLLTTAGANRVLSVDLHAGQIQGFFDIPTDNLYAAPVMSADIHARFGGKNIMVVSPDVGGVVRARALAKRLDNAPLAIVDKRRERAGESEVMNIIGDVEGRFCILIDDIVDSAGTLCNAAAALKAAGAEDVVAYCTHGVLSGGAVARVENSQLAELVISDSIGSHELIKDAKKIRHLTIAPLLAEAIRRIADETSVSSLFD from the coding sequence ATGAAACTACTCACCGGCAATTCGAATCTGCCGCTGGCCAAGGCGATCGCCGAATATCTGGAGATCCCGCTGACCGATGCAAGCGTCCGGCGCTTCGCCGACGAAGAGGTCTTCGTCGAAATCCACGAAAATGTGCGCGGCGAAGACGTGTTCGTACTGCAGTCGACGGCGTTCCCCGCCAACGACAACCTCATGGAACTGCTGATCTGCATCGATGCGCTCAAGCGCTCATCGGCCAAGCGGATCACCGCGGTCCTCCCTTATTTCGGCTATGCGCGTCAGGATCGCAAACCCGGCCCGCGGACCCCGATTTCGGCCAAGCTCGTCGCCAATCTGCTGACGACCGCGGGGGCCAACCGCGTGCTGTCGGTCGATCTGCACGCTGGCCAGATCCAGGGTTTTTTCGACATTCCGACCGACAATCTCTACGCCGCACCCGTGATGTCGGCCGATATCCACGCGCGTTTCGGCGGCAAGAACATCATGGTCGTCTCGCCCGACGTCGGCGGCGTGGTGCGCGCGCGTGCGCTCGCCAAGCGACTCGACAATGCCCCGCTCGCGATCGTCGACAAGCGCCGTGAGCGTGCTGGCGAGTCCGAGGTGATGAACATCATCGGTGACGTCGAAGGCCGCTTCTGCATCCTGATCGACGATATCGTCGATTCGGCGGGTACGCTGTGCAATGCCGCTGCTGCGCTGAAGGCTGCGGGCGCCGAAGACGTCGTTGCTTATTGCACCCACGGCGTGCTGTCGGGCGGCGCGGTTGCGCGTGTCGAAAATTCGCAGCTGGCCGAACTTGTCATCTCCGATTCGATCGGCAGCCACGAACTCATCAAGGATGCGAAGAAGATCCGTCACCTGACGATCGCGCCGCTTCTGGCCGAGGCGATCCGCCGTATCGCGGACGAAACCTCGGTGTCGAGCCTCTTCGACTAA